From the genome of Bactrocera oleae isolate idBacOlea1 chromosome 2, idBacOlea1, whole genome shotgun sequence, one region includes:
- the LOC106626357 gene encoding very long chain fatty acid elongase AAEL008004, whose amino-acid sequence MSAVRMNDTNTIVDRMVNFLVEHEDMRTKSWFLSNAPGPLFMILAGYLYFCLYAGPRYMRDRKPFELKTTLLVYNAVQVLFSWVLFYEGYKAGWGGHYNFRCQPVTYATDPISMRMARAVWLYYIAKLTELLDTVFFVLRKKQRQISFLHLYHHTLMPICAFVGVKYFAGGHGTLLGFINSFIHIIMYAYYLLSAMGPKVQKYLWWKKYITILQIIQFLIIFVHTLQIQFQPSCNFPKPIAALLTFNAGLFTYMFSSFYIKNYNKEVAQKAKADAAAKQD is encoded by the exons ATGTCAGCTGTACGAATGAATGATACGAATACGATTGTTGATCGTATGGTCAACTTTCTGGTGGAACATGAGGATATGCGTACAAAGAGCTGGTTCCTGTCGAATGCTCCCGGTCCGCTCTTTATGATTTTGGCCGGTTACTTGTATTTCTGTTTGTATGCGGGACCACGTTACATGCGCGATCGCAAGCCATTCGAGTTGAAAACAACACTGTTGGTATACAATGCTGTGCAGGTGCTATTTAGTTGGGTGCTATTCTATGAG GGTTACAAAGCCGGCTGGGGTGGACACTACAATTTCCGCTGCCAACCGGTCACCTATGCGACAGATCCGATTTCCATGAGG ATGGCGCGCGCTGTTTGGTTGTACTACATCGCCAAACTCACGGAACTGCTCGACACCGTGTTCTTCGTCTTGCGCAAAAAGCAACGGCAAATCTCCTTCCTGCATTT GTATCACCACACCCTGATGCCCATTTGCGCCTTCGTGGGAGTCAAATATTTCGCCG GCGGTCATGGTACTTTACTGGGATTCATTAACTCTTTCATACATATCATCATGTACGCCTATTACTTGCTCTCTGCCATGGGTCCCAAGGTCCAGAAGTACTTGTGGTGGAAGAAATACATTACCATTCTCCAAATT ATTCAATTCCTGATCATCTTCGTGCATACTCTTCAAATTCAATTCCAACCCAGCTGTAATTTCCCAAAACCAATTGCTGCTCTGCTCACCTTTAACGCCGGCCTTTTCACATACATGTTCAGCTCCTTCTATATTAAAAACTACAACAAGGAGGTTGCCCAAAAGGCTAAGGCGGATGCAGCTGCCAAACAGGATTGA
- the Snx3 gene encoding sorting nexin-12 → MMVESDGTADATRRLNVKKQTLDDAYAVPANFLEIDVVNPLTTMAAGKKRYTDYEVRMRTNLPVFKVKESSVRRRYSDFEWLRNELERDSKIVVPPLPGKAWKRQMPFRGDEGIFDENFIEERRKGLEAFINKIAGHPLAQNERCLHMFLQENVIDKNYVPGKIRNT, encoded by the exons ATGATGGTGGAATCCGATGGTACTGCTGATGCTACACGTCGTCTCAACGTCAAGAAGCAAACTCTCGATGATGCTTATGCGGTACCAGCAAATTTCTTGGAAATCGACGTGGTCAATCCACTGACAACCATGGCTGCAGGCAAGAAACGTTATACGGACTACGAAGTACGAATGCGG ACGAATTTACCAGTATTCAAAGTAAAGGAATCTAGCGTACGTCGACGCTACAGTGATTTTGAATGGTTGAGGAATGAATTGGAACGCGATAGCAAG atTGTAGTACCGCCATTACCCGGTAAAGCATGGAAACGCCAAATGCCTTTCCGCGGCGACGAAGGTATATTCGATGAAAACTTCATTGAGGAGCGGCGAAAAGGCCTAGAAGCATTCATTAATAAAATTGCTGGCCATCCGTTGGCGCAGAATGAGCGATGCTTACACATGTTCTTGCAGGAGAATGTAATCGACAAGAATTATGTGCCAGGAAAGATTCGCAATACATAA
- the Not10 gene encoding CCR4-NOT transcription complex subunit 10 isoform X1, which translates to MLESTTSDDSDCKYESSTDVEQEYKLIEKAYDEFNTGNYDQCLETLKELEKCNGTNNKLEHNRAVAKFYKSGCKDHVTLLKSINENNGPISRSSPISSNLSYSPIARFNMAVIYYHRHMYETAINTLTPLVDEVEDLEEHMAALVSTFMLRLLLVTNQLRKAAAFLEMLQSPEHKSSLYLNRDTLIGEEASNCDTATAKHENFQRAYKFLAIQTCVMNRKPIVVAEDGSAEFSLLKAHQYYIMKDFQMAAKQLKKVNEIGVIGEGSEMLNTCIANNMGVIHLRVRHYAIAAKFFQDAINFDKRIAANMRNVSLYQMSTARTCEILYNLGIAMLHLRRPKEAYNCFFVPLKSYHNNPRLWFRISEACIMDHEMKMLEEDSKPMITSVVNTGGRKMVFLKPTNNVVYSLDNASLESGPNLHFAALALRNALTLTTYYKNAFEMTEDDELPTEREKENWRNVKDNNFCNPSRPISKNSLNNMLCAIYAAYSYVSLRLGDYVSALEMAQELLKAEKLSDAHRLLAHMYAGEALLMLDKLEEARPHFEPTFVTNLNAFDFETKDWRVKSLDAAQNVVRYNLAVVMALQGDFELCRNILSSCTHPIVAAKVLSLKTYLDIRMGKCA; encoded by the exons ATGTTGGAGTCGACTACATCTGATGATTCGGACTGTAAATATGAAAGCAGTACGGATGTGGAGCAAGAATACAAGTTAATTGAAAAGGCTTACGATGAATTTAACAC TGGCAATTATGATCAGTGTCTAGAAACACTTAAGGAGTTGGAAAAATGTAATGGAACCAATAACAAGTTAGAACACAATCGCGCCGTGGCAAAATTCTATAAGTCTGGATGTAAGGATCATGTCACGCTATTGAAAAGCATTAATGAAAAT aatGGACCTATAAGTAGATCTAGTCCCATATCGTCGAATCTTTCGTATAGTCCAATAGCGCGATTCAACATGGCGGTAATATACTATCATCGGCATATGTATGAAACCGCAATCAACACACTTACGCCGTTAGTTGATGAAGTTGAAGATTTAGAAGAACACATGGCTGCACTTGTGAGTACATTTATGCTACGTCTACTGCTCGTCACTAACCAATTGCGCAAAGCGGCCGCATTTCTGGAAATGCTGCAATCGCCTGAACACAAATCATCGCTCTACTTGAATAGAGATACATTAATAGGCGAAGAAGCTTCAAATTGTGACACGGCAACCGCCAAGCATGAAAACTTTCAACGCGCTTATAAATTTTTGGCTATACAGACATGTGTTATGAATCGTAAACCTATTGTGGTGGCAGAAGATGGT TCGGCGGAGTTTTCTTTACTTAAAGCCCATCAATATTACATTATGAAGGACTTTCAAATGGCGGCCAAACAACTGAAAAAGGTCAACGAGATAGGTGTAATTGGCGAAGG CAGCGAAATGCTTAATACTTGTATTGCCAACAATATGGGCGTAATACATTTGCGTGTACGCCATTATGCAATTGCTGCGAAATTTTTTCAGGATGCTATAAATTTTGATAAGCGCATAGCAGCAAATATGCGCAACGTTTCCTTATACCAAATGAGCACAGCACGAACTTGTGAAATACTCTACAATTTGGGTATTGCTATGCTGCACTTGCGCCGTCCTAAGGAggcatataattgtttttttgtgcCGTTAAAATCGTATCACAACAATCCGCGCCTATGGTTTCGTATATCAGAAGCCTGCATTATGGATCATGAAAtg AAAATGTTAGAGGAGGATAGTAAGCCAATGATCACATCTGTGGTAAATACTGGAGGTCGTAAAATGGTCTTCTTAAAGCCCACAAACAATGTGGTGTATTC gCTGGATAACGCCTCTCTAGAATCGGGACCGAATCTGCACTTTGCCGCCTTGGCGCTACGTAATGCCCTCACCCTCACCACATATTATAAAAACGCATTCGAAATGACTGAAGATGATGAATTACCTACAGAGCGCGAGAAAGAAAATTGGCGTAATGTCAAGGATAATAATTTTTGCAACCCTTCTCGACCGATTTCTAAGAACTCTCTTAATAATATGCTCTGTGCAATTTACGCGGCATACAGTTATGTTTCACTGCGTCTGGGCGATTATGTAAGCGCACTCGAAATGGCACAGGAGCTGTTGAAAGCTGAAAAACTCTCCGATGCTCAtag acTGCTAGCGCATATGTATGCTGGTGAAGCATTATTGATGCTGGATAAATTGGAGGAGGCACGACCACATTTTGAGCCAACATTTGTGACAAACCTGAATGCATTTGATTTTGAGACAAAAGATTGGCGCGTTAAGTCACTGGATGCCGCACAGAATGTTGTGCGTTATAATTTAGCTGTGGTCATGGCATTGCAGGGCGATTTCGAGCTTTGCAGGAACATCTTAAGCAGTTGTACACATCCAATTGTGGCTGCCAAAGTTTTATCGCTGAAGACTTATCTCGACATAAGAATGGGAAAGTGTGCATAA
- the Not10 gene encoding CCR4-NOT transcription complex subunit 10 isoform X2, which produces MLESTTSDDSDCKYESSTDVEQEYKLIEKAYDEFNTGNYDQCLETLKELEKCNGTNNKLEHNRAVAKFYKSGCKDHVTLLKSINENNGPISRSSPISSNLSYSPIARFNMAVIYYHRHMYETAINTLTPLVDEVEDLEEHMAALVSTFMLRLLLVTNQLRKAAAFLEMLQSPEHKSSLYLNRDTLIGEEASNCDTATAKHENFQRAYKFLAIQTCVMNRKPIVVAEDGSAEFSLLKAHQYYIMKDFQMAAKQLKKVNEIGVIGEGEMLNTCIANNMGVIHLRVRHYAIAAKFFQDAINFDKRIAANMRNVSLYQMSTARTCEILYNLGIAMLHLRRPKEAYNCFFVPLKSYHNNPRLWFRISEACIMDHEMKMLEEDSKPMITSVVNTGGRKMVFLKPTNNVVYSLDNASLESGPNLHFAALALRNALTLTTYYKNAFEMTEDDELPTEREKENWRNVKDNNFCNPSRPISKNSLNNMLCAIYAAYSYVSLRLGDYVSALEMAQELLKAEKLSDAHRLLAHMYAGEALLMLDKLEEARPHFEPTFVTNLNAFDFETKDWRVKSLDAAQNVVRYNLAVVMALQGDFELCRNILSSCTHPIVAAKVLSLKTYLDIRMGKCA; this is translated from the exons ATGTTGGAGTCGACTACATCTGATGATTCGGACTGTAAATATGAAAGCAGTACGGATGTGGAGCAAGAATACAAGTTAATTGAAAAGGCTTACGATGAATTTAACAC TGGCAATTATGATCAGTGTCTAGAAACACTTAAGGAGTTGGAAAAATGTAATGGAACCAATAACAAGTTAGAACACAATCGCGCCGTGGCAAAATTCTATAAGTCTGGATGTAAGGATCATGTCACGCTATTGAAAAGCATTAATGAAAAT aatGGACCTATAAGTAGATCTAGTCCCATATCGTCGAATCTTTCGTATAGTCCAATAGCGCGATTCAACATGGCGGTAATATACTATCATCGGCATATGTATGAAACCGCAATCAACACACTTACGCCGTTAGTTGATGAAGTTGAAGATTTAGAAGAACACATGGCTGCACTTGTGAGTACATTTATGCTACGTCTACTGCTCGTCACTAACCAATTGCGCAAAGCGGCCGCATTTCTGGAAATGCTGCAATCGCCTGAACACAAATCATCGCTCTACTTGAATAGAGATACATTAATAGGCGAAGAAGCTTCAAATTGTGACACGGCAACCGCCAAGCATGAAAACTTTCAACGCGCTTATAAATTTTTGGCTATACAGACATGTGTTATGAATCGTAAACCTATTGTGGTGGCAGAAGATGGT TCGGCGGAGTTTTCTTTACTTAAAGCCCATCAATATTACATTATGAAGGACTTTCAAATGGCGGCCAAACAACTGAAAAAGGTCAACGAGATAGGTGTAATTGGCGAAGG CGAAATGCTTAATACTTGTATTGCCAACAATATGGGCGTAATACATTTGCGTGTACGCCATTATGCAATTGCTGCGAAATTTTTTCAGGATGCTATAAATTTTGATAAGCGCATAGCAGCAAATATGCGCAACGTTTCCTTATACCAAATGAGCACAGCACGAACTTGTGAAATACTCTACAATTTGGGTATTGCTATGCTGCACTTGCGCCGTCCTAAGGAggcatataattgtttttttgtgcCGTTAAAATCGTATCACAACAATCCGCGCCTATGGTTTCGTATATCAGAAGCCTGCATTATGGATCATGAAAtg AAAATGTTAGAGGAGGATAGTAAGCCAATGATCACATCTGTGGTAAATACTGGAGGTCGTAAAATGGTCTTCTTAAAGCCCACAAACAATGTGGTGTATTC gCTGGATAACGCCTCTCTAGAATCGGGACCGAATCTGCACTTTGCCGCCTTGGCGCTACGTAATGCCCTCACCCTCACCACATATTATAAAAACGCATTCGAAATGACTGAAGATGATGAATTACCTACAGAGCGCGAGAAAGAAAATTGGCGTAATGTCAAGGATAATAATTTTTGCAACCCTTCTCGACCGATTTCTAAGAACTCTCTTAATAATATGCTCTGTGCAATTTACGCGGCATACAGTTATGTTTCACTGCGTCTGGGCGATTATGTAAGCGCACTCGAAATGGCACAGGAGCTGTTGAAAGCTGAAAAACTCTCCGATGCTCAtag acTGCTAGCGCATATGTATGCTGGTGAAGCATTATTGATGCTGGATAAATTGGAGGAGGCACGACCACATTTTGAGCCAACATTTGTGACAAACCTGAATGCATTTGATTTTGAGACAAAAGATTGGCGCGTTAAGTCACTGGATGCCGCACAGAATGTTGTGCGTTATAATTTAGCTGTGGTCATGGCATTGCAGGGCGATTTCGAGCTTTGCAGGAACATCTTAAGCAGTTGTACACATCCAATTGTGGCTGCCAAAGTTTTATCGCTGAAGACTTATCTCGACATAAGAATGGGAAAGTGTGCATAA
- the Not10 gene encoding CCR4-NOT transcription complex subunit 10 isoform X3 produces the protein MHNGPISRSSPISSNLSYSPIARFNMAVIYYHRHMYETAINTLTPLVDEVEDLEEHMAALVSTFMLRLLLVTNQLRKAAAFLEMLQSPEHKSSLYLNRDTLIGEEASNCDTATAKHENFQRAYKFLAIQTCVMNRKPIVVAEDGSAEFSLLKAHQYYIMKDFQMAAKQLKKVNEIGVIGEGSEMLNTCIANNMGVIHLRVRHYAIAAKFFQDAINFDKRIAANMRNVSLYQMSTARTCEILYNLGIAMLHLRRPKEAYNCFFVPLKSYHNNPRLWFRISEACIMDHEMKMLEEDSKPMITSVVNTGGRKMVFLKPTNNVVYSLDNASLESGPNLHFAALALRNALTLTTYYKNAFEMTEDDELPTEREKENWRNVKDNNFCNPSRPISKNSLNNMLCAIYAAYSYVSLRLGDYVSALEMAQELLKAEKLSDAHRLLAHMYAGEALLMLDKLEEARPHFEPTFVTNLNAFDFETKDWRVKSLDAAQNVVRYNLAVVMALQGDFELCRNILSSCTHPIVAAKVLSLKTYLDIRMGKCA, from the exons atgcat aatGGACCTATAAGTAGATCTAGTCCCATATCGTCGAATCTTTCGTATAGTCCAATAGCGCGATTCAACATGGCGGTAATATACTATCATCGGCATATGTATGAAACCGCAATCAACACACTTACGCCGTTAGTTGATGAAGTTGAAGATTTAGAAGAACACATGGCTGCACTTGTGAGTACATTTATGCTACGTCTACTGCTCGTCACTAACCAATTGCGCAAAGCGGCCGCATTTCTGGAAATGCTGCAATCGCCTGAACACAAATCATCGCTCTACTTGAATAGAGATACATTAATAGGCGAAGAAGCTTCAAATTGTGACACGGCAACCGCCAAGCATGAAAACTTTCAACGCGCTTATAAATTTTTGGCTATACAGACATGTGTTATGAATCGTAAACCTATTGTGGTGGCAGAAGATGGT TCGGCGGAGTTTTCTTTACTTAAAGCCCATCAATATTACATTATGAAGGACTTTCAAATGGCGGCCAAACAACTGAAAAAGGTCAACGAGATAGGTGTAATTGGCGAAGG CAGCGAAATGCTTAATACTTGTATTGCCAACAATATGGGCGTAATACATTTGCGTGTACGCCATTATGCAATTGCTGCGAAATTTTTTCAGGATGCTATAAATTTTGATAAGCGCATAGCAGCAAATATGCGCAACGTTTCCTTATACCAAATGAGCACAGCACGAACTTGTGAAATACTCTACAATTTGGGTATTGCTATGCTGCACTTGCGCCGTCCTAAGGAggcatataattgtttttttgtgcCGTTAAAATCGTATCACAACAATCCGCGCCTATGGTTTCGTATATCAGAAGCCTGCATTATGGATCATGAAAtg AAAATGTTAGAGGAGGATAGTAAGCCAATGATCACATCTGTGGTAAATACTGGAGGTCGTAAAATGGTCTTCTTAAAGCCCACAAACAATGTGGTGTATTC gCTGGATAACGCCTCTCTAGAATCGGGACCGAATCTGCACTTTGCCGCCTTGGCGCTACGTAATGCCCTCACCCTCACCACATATTATAAAAACGCATTCGAAATGACTGAAGATGATGAATTACCTACAGAGCGCGAGAAAGAAAATTGGCGTAATGTCAAGGATAATAATTTTTGCAACCCTTCTCGACCGATTTCTAAGAACTCTCTTAATAATATGCTCTGTGCAATTTACGCGGCATACAGTTATGTTTCACTGCGTCTGGGCGATTATGTAAGCGCACTCGAAATGGCACAGGAGCTGTTGAAAGCTGAAAAACTCTCCGATGCTCAtag acTGCTAGCGCATATGTATGCTGGTGAAGCATTATTGATGCTGGATAAATTGGAGGAGGCACGACCACATTTTGAGCCAACATTTGTGACAAACCTGAATGCATTTGATTTTGAGACAAAAGATTGGCGCGTTAAGTCACTGGATGCCGCACAGAATGTTGTGCGTTATAATTTAGCTGTGGTCATGGCATTGCAGGGCGATTTCGAGCTTTGCAGGAACATCTTAAGCAGTTGTACACATCCAATTGTGGCTGCCAAAGTTTTATCGCTGAAGACTTATCTCGACATAAGAATGGGAAAGTGTGCATAA
- the Not10 gene encoding CCR4-NOT transcription complex subunit 10 isoform X4, whose amino-acid sequence MAVIYYHRHMYETAINTLTPLVDEVEDLEEHMAALVSTFMLRLLLVTNQLRKAAAFLEMLQSPEHKSSLYLNRDTLIGEEASNCDTATAKHENFQRAYKFLAIQTCVMNRKPIVVAEDGSAEFSLLKAHQYYIMKDFQMAAKQLKKVNEIGVIGEGSEMLNTCIANNMGVIHLRVRHYAIAAKFFQDAINFDKRIAANMRNVSLYQMSTARTCEILYNLGIAMLHLRRPKEAYNCFFVPLKSYHNNPRLWFRISEACIMDHEMKMLEEDSKPMITSVVNTGGRKMVFLKPTNNVVYSLDNASLESGPNLHFAALALRNALTLTTYYKNAFEMTEDDELPTEREKENWRNVKDNNFCNPSRPISKNSLNNMLCAIYAAYSYVSLRLGDYVSALEMAQELLKAEKLSDAHRLLAHMYAGEALLMLDKLEEARPHFEPTFVTNLNAFDFETKDWRVKSLDAAQNVVRYNLAVVMALQGDFELCRNILSSCTHPIVAAKVLSLKTYLDIRMGKCA is encoded by the exons ATGGCGGTAATATACTATCATCGGCATATGTATGAAACCGCAATCAACACACTTACGCCGTTAGTTGATGAAGTTGAAGATTTAGAAGAACACATGGCTGCACTTGTGAGTACATTTATGCTACGTCTACTGCTCGTCACTAACCAATTGCGCAAAGCGGCCGCATTTCTGGAAATGCTGCAATCGCCTGAACACAAATCATCGCTCTACTTGAATAGAGATACATTAATAGGCGAAGAAGCTTCAAATTGTGACACGGCAACCGCCAAGCATGAAAACTTTCAACGCGCTTATAAATTTTTGGCTATACAGACATGTGTTATGAATCGTAAACCTATTGTGGTGGCAGAAGATGGT TCGGCGGAGTTTTCTTTACTTAAAGCCCATCAATATTACATTATGAAGGACTTTCAAATGGCGGCCAAACAACTGAAAAAGGTCAACGAGATAGGTGTAATTGGCGAAGG CAGCGAAATGCTTAATACTTGTATTGCCAACAATATGGGCGTAATACATTTGCGTGTACGCCATTATGCAATTGCTGCGAAATTTTTTCAGGATGCTATAAATTTTGATAAGCGCATAGCAGCAAATATGCGCAACGTTTCCTTATACCAAATGAGCACAGCACGAACTTGTGAAATACTCTACAATTTGGGTATTGCTATGCTGCACTTGCGCCGTCCTAAGGAggcatataattgtttttttgtgcCGTTAAAATCGTATCACAACAATCCGCGCCTATGGTTTCGTATATCAGAAGCCTGCATTATGGATCATGAAAtg AAAATGTTAGAGGAGGATAGTAAGCCAATGATCACATCTGTGGTAAATACTGGAGGTCGTAAAATGGTCTTCTTAAAGCCCACAAACAATGTGGTGTATTC gCTGGATAACGCCTCTCTAGAATCGGGACCGAATCTGCACTTTGCCGCCTTGGCGCTACGTAATGCCCTCACCCTCACCACATATTATAAAAACGCATTCGAAATGACTGAAGATGATGAATTACCTACAGAGCGCGAGAAAGAAAATTGGCGTAATGTCAAGGATAATAATTTTTGCAACCCTTCTCGACCGATTTCTAAGAACTCTCTTAATAATATGCTCTGTGCAATTTACGCGGCATACAGTTATGTTTCACTGCGTCTGGGCGATTATGTAAGCGCACTCGAAATGGCACAGGAGCTGTTGAAAGCTGAAAAACTCTCCGATGCTCAtag acTGCTAGCGCATATGTATGCTGGTGAAGCATTATTGATGCTGGATAAATTGGAGGAGGCACGACCACATTTTGAGCCAACATTTGTGACAAACCTGAATGCATTTGATTTTGAGACAAAAGATTGGCGCGTTAAGTCACTGGATGCCGCACAGAATGTTGTGCGTTATAATTTAGCTGTGGTCATGGCATTGCAGGGCGATTTCGAGCTTTGCAGGAACATCTTAAGCAGTTGTACACATCCAATTGTGGCTGCCAAAGTTTTATCGCTGAAGACTTATCTCGACATAAGAATGGGAAAGTGTGCATAA
- the LOC106622625 gene encoding lipase 3, with protein MAKSLVLIKRRVQSENCLICSEHLRMKFNKVILASGLLLAMANIAVALTFDEVRLALKQFVTSEERIRSHGYPAESHTVETTDGYLLTLFRIPYSHKLNNGRAKRPAFLLQHGLFSNSDCWLSSGPDNSLAYLLTDAGFDVWLGNARGNIYSRANAQITLNSPKFWKFGWHEIGTIDIAAMIDYIRDFTGEQAVHYAGHSQGTTAYLALMSTRKQYNPKIKTAHLLAPCAFFEHGRHPVFQLSSLVGTPDGLWNRLLEDIELMPKNDVVNRIADTLCGEQPNLGTQCRNVVLWYAGDGYRNTNLTSMQVLIETHPGGSSSNQGIHYLQLYKSHKFRQFDYGIKKNQKIYNQDTPPDYDLSKITARTYLYSSANDALCGPRDVDTLVKNMPYLVEDYRVSDPTWNHMDFIVANKMREVINDRVVRVAKTYERM; from the exons ATGGCCAAGTCATTGGTGCTTATAAAGCGACGTGTCCAAAgcgaaaattgtttaatttgtagTGAACATTTAAGAATGAAGTTTAATAAAGTAATATTGGCCTCCGGGCTTCTGCTGGCTATGGCAAATATAGCAGTAGCGTTAACATTCGATGAAGTGCGGTTGGCGCTTAAGCAATTTGTCACAtct GAAGAACGCATTCGATCCCATGGCTATCCGGCAGAATCACATACCGTAGAAACTACTGATGGTTATCTCTTAACACTATTTCGCATACCTTACTCACACAAACTGAATAATGGGCGCGCGAAACGTCCAGCTTTCCTGCTGCAACATGGTTTATTCAGCAACTCAGATTGCTGGTTGAGCAGCGGTCCAGACAATTCGTTGGCCTACCTGCTGACCGACGCCGGTTTCGACGTTTGGTTAGGCAATGCCCGCGGTAATATTTACTCGCGCGCAAATGCACAAATAACCTTAAATAGTCCGAAATTTTGGAAATTCGGTTGGCATGAAATTGGCACCATTGATATTGCCGCTATGATTGATTATATACGTGATTTCACCGGTGAGCAAGCCGTACATTATGCTGGCCACTCGCAGGGCACCACGGCGTATTTGGCGCTCATGTCTACCAGAAAACAGTACAATCCCAAGATTAAAACGGCACATCTATTGGCGCCATGTGCATTCTTCGAGCATGGCAGACATCCCGTTTTCCAACTCTCCTCATTGGTCGGCACACCTGATGGGCTATGGAACCGCCTACTCGAGGATATCGAGTTGATGCCTAAAAACGATGTGGTAAATCGCATTGCAGACACACTCTGCGGTGAACAACCCAATTTGGGTACACAATGTAGGAATGTCGTACTTTGGTATGCCGGCGATGGTTACCGCAACACAAATCtg ACTTCCATGCAAGTGCTCATTGAGACCCATCCAGGCGGTTCGTCCAGCAATCAGGGCATACATTATCTCCAACTATATAAGTCACATAAATTCCGTCAATTCGATTATGGAATCAAGAAGAATCAAAAGATTTATAATCAAGATACGCCACCAGACTATGATCTGAGTAAAATTACTGCTCGCACTTACTTATACTCGAGCGCCAACGATGCTCTGTGCGGTCCTCGCGATGTCGACactttggtaaaaaatatgcCGTATCTAGTTGAGGATTATCGCGTATCCGATCCAACTTGGAATCACATGGACTTTATTGTTGCAAACAAAATGCGAGAGGTTATCAACGACCGTGTTGTTCGCGTCGCTAAGACTTATGAGAGAATGTAA
- the LOC106622622 gene encoding lipase 3, with amino-acid sequence MLRSTIALSVLIVLNSAFDLNHIEPHIDILLKPLKTSDERIRQHGYPAESHFVETTDGYILNLFRIPYSPRLGNQHDRRPVVFIQHGLFSCSDGFLLNGPENAIAYNFADAGFDVWLGNARGNIYSRNHSTLSPVSPKFWKFSWHEIGTIDMPESIDYVLEQTGESALHYVGHSQGGTVYFVMLSSRPEYNVKIKTGHGLAPAVFMGNVTDSIVSALAPYVGSPGMGTNLLSDQPFVPYNPHVQRLLDTACGGEPAYPKYCKTLFLMWAGDEQSNLNATLLPQLAETHPAGISTNQGIHYIQLKVSNKFRQYDFGSKKNKKEYKQEEPPEYPLEKITANTFLYYGLNDGSANSKDMKRLPGYLPNLRLFYEVPNPTWGHLDFIFAKQVKEEINKPVIQYCKDYEDQY; translated from the exons aTGCTTCGTTCAACGATTGCTTTAAGTGTGCTGATCGTGCTTAACAGCGCTTTCGATCTGAATCACATTGAACCCCACATTGACATACTACTTAAACCTTTAAAAACTTCC GACGAACGTATACGCCAGCATGGTTACCCCGCTGAGTCACATTTTGTGGAGACGACAGATGGTTATATTCTCAATCTCTTTCGCATTCCGTACTCGCCACGTTTGGGCAATCAGCATGACCGTAGGCCTGTAGTCTTCATACAACATGGTCTGTTCAGTTGTTCCGATGGTTTTTTACTTAATGGTCCGGAGAATGCGATTGCATATAATTTCGCCGATGCTGGTTTTGATGTTTGGTTGGGCAATGCGCGTGGCAATATTTACTCACGTAACCATTCCACTTTATCGCCTGTAAGTCCGAAGTTTTGGAAATTCAGTTGGCATGAGATCGGCACCATTGACATGCCCGAATCGATTGACTATGTGCTCGAGCAGACAGGTGAAAGTGCATTGCATTATGTTGGACATTCACAGGGTGGCACAGTTTACTTTGTGATGCTTTCTTCTCGCCCGGAAtataatgttaaaataaaaaccgGACATGGTTTGGCCCCCGCTGTATTTATGGGTAATGTAACCGACAGCATTGTTTCGGCACTTGCACCTTATGTAGGCTCACCTGGTATGGGCACTAATCTGCTCAGCGATCAACCGTTTGTACCGTACAATCCGCATGTCCAACGCCTGCTGGATACGGCTTGTGGCGGCGAACCAGCATATCCGAAATATTGTAAAACACTATTTCTAATGTGGGCTGGTGACGAGCAGTCGAACCTAAATGCG ACGTTACTACCTCAACTGGCCGAAACACATCCTGCTGGCATTTCGACTAATCAAGGAATACACTACATACAACTTAAAGTGTCGAACAAGTTTCGTCAATATGATTTTGGTTCgaagaagaataaaaaagaatataaacAGGAAGAACCGCCAGAGTATCCGCTAGAAAAGATTACTGCCAATACATTTCTCTACTACGGTTTAAATGACGGTTCGGCTAATTCGAAAGATATGAAACGTTTACCGGGTTACCTACCTAATTTACGTCTGTTCTATGAAGTTCCCAATCCAACATGGGGACATCTGGATTTCATTTTCGCCAAGCAGGTTAAGGAGGAAATCAACAAACCTGTAATACAGTATTGTAAAGATTATGAGgatcaatattaa